The Salminus brasiliensis chromosome 3, fSalBra1.hap2, whole genome shotgun sequence genome contains a region encoding:
- the LOC140551113 gene encoding germ cell-specific gene 1-like protein, translating into MAVLSRLRSPQLSFLQTLLALALSTVALFSSHWCSGRQKVPKPLCSATRLRRCTPVPGVSSNSSQFSWETGDDRFIFPTFHAGIWRSCEENIQTDAGEEKCRSFMALTPGSEKAFFWLCVGMELMYVSLLCVSCVLLSVQLCLSAWWPLAHRWGRLLNAYAAVFTVLGGLVGMVAHIMFMQVFQVTASGGPEDFKPHSYGYSWAFYMAWVAFTCCMSSGISTLNNYTKKELMARLKQRAVFYPCKNFTFPPQPPHTPFYCPRPPPPPSLPPPSPPPPPLSPLSPYYCPPSPPSPLNDSFTPPPSPPAPLSPYYTQPPSPSRSRLHLPLSPSPSLSHLHPPLSSSPSLSRLHPPSSPSLSRLHPPSSPSRSLLHSPLSPSRLLIRPPLSPSISLILSTPHGSPHLSEQEEDYSPL; encoded by the exons ATGGCGGTGTTATCCCGGCTGCGCTCCCCTCAGCTCTCCTTCCTGCAGACCCTGCTGGCGCTGGCCCTCTCGACTGTGGCCCTTTTCTCCTCTCATTGGTGTTCGGGCAGACAGAAGGTACCGAAGCCACTTTGCTCCGCCACCAGACTGCGCCGCTGCACCCCCGTCCCCGGAGTGTCCAGCAACTCCTCTCAGTTCTCCTGGGAGACCGGCGATGACCGCTTCATCTTCCCCACCTTCCACGCTGGAATCTGGAGGAGCTGCGAGGAAAACATCCAAACAGATGCCGGGG AGGAGAAGTGTCGCAGTTTCATGGCTCTCACACCTGGATCAGAGAAAG cgtTCTTCTGGCTGTGTGTGGGGATGGAGCTGATGTATGTCAGTCTGTTGTGTGTGAGTTGTGTGTTGCTGTCGGTGCAGCTGTGCTTGTCTGCCTGGTGGCCGCTGGCTCACCGCTGGGGGCGTCTGCTGAATGCCTATGCTGCAGTCTTCACCGTGCTGGGAG GTCTGGTGGGGATGGTTGCTCATATAATGTTCATGCAGGTCTTCCAGGTGACGGCCTCTGGTGGACCGGAGGATTTCAAACCTCACAGTTATGGATACTCCTGGGCCTTTTA caTGGCGTGGGTGGCCTTTACCTGCTGTATGTCCTCTGGGATCTCCACGCTGAATAACTACACTAAGAAGGAGCTGATGGCGAGGCTGAAGCAGAGGGCGGTCTTCTATCCCTGCAAGAACTTCACCTTCCCACCCcaaccaccacacacacccttcTACTGCCCCCGGCCACCCCCCCCACCATCACTACCCCCACCatcccctccaccaccacccctgtCGCCCTTATCGCCATACTACTGCCCCCCCTCACCTCCCTCTCCCCTCAATGATTCCTTCACCCCTCCACCTTCGCCCCCGGCTCCACTATCCCCATATTACACTCAACCTCCTTCTCCATCCCGCTCTCGCCTccacctgcctctctctccatctccatccctTTCTCACCTTCACCCTCCTCTTTCTTcatctccatccctctctcgcCTCCACCCTCCTTcatctccatccctctctcgcCTCCACCCTCCTTCATCTCCATCTCGCTCTCTCCTCcattctcctctttctccttctcgcTTGCTCATCCGCccacccctctctccctccatctctctgatTCTTTCCACCCCTCATGGGTCTCCACATCTGTCAGAACAGGAGGAGGATTACAGCCCCCTTTGA
- the cd9r gene encoding CD9 antigen isoform X2, which yields MALGGCGQVCKVLLVLLNLLFVLVGMALFCGGLYLRFSAEGPLNMDLKTEHFVVVVSVLMAAGAVVLITAAVGDYGSCSENKTALGVYCSLLTFLATLTIIAGVLSFVYIREFSNHVGEFYATVYAQYLIKKDGIRAVILRLFHNTFDCCGLGGPLQTIMQETDTCPQRYSLLGISISTSASCVTEILADLQASSVLGVFLGFAGVMLVALGCSSLMYYNIKKSMYYSQPATYTYHY from the exons ATGGCTCTGGGTGGATGTGGACAGGTGTGCAAAGTCCTGCTGGTCCTGTTAAATCTGCTGTTCGTG CTGGTTGGCATGGCATTATTCTGTGGGGGGTTATATCTGAGGTTCAGTGCTGAAGGTCCTCTCAACATGGACTTGAAGACTGAGCACTTTGTTGTTG tggTGTCGGTTCTGATGGCGGCAGGAGCTGTGGTTCTGATCACTGCTGCTGTTGGAGATTACGGTTCCTGCAGTGAAAATAAAACAGCACTGGGTGTg TACTGCAGCCTGCTGACCTTTCTAGCTACACTGACCATCATCGCTGGCGTCCTTTCCTTCGTTTACATCAGAGAG tTCTCCAACCATGTGGGTGAGTTCTACGCCACTGTGTACGCCCAGTACCTCATCAAGAAAGACGGGATCCGTGCCGTCATCCTCCGACTGTTCCACAACACT tttgACTGCTGTGGGTTAGGAGGGCCGCTGCAGACGATCATGCAGGAGACGGACACCTGCCCTCAGAGATACTCACTGCTAGGAATATCCATCTCCACATCTGCT AGCTGCGTGACTGAGATCCTGGCTGACCTGCAGGCGTCTTCAGTGCTGGGAGTGTTTCTGGGCTTCGCTGGTGTCATg CTGGTGGCGTTGGGGTGCAGTAGTCTGATGTACTACAATATAAAGAAGAGCATGTATTACTCACAGCCGGCTACCTACACCTACCACTAttga
- the cd9r gene encoding CD9 antigen isoform X1, which yields MALGGCGQVCKVLLVLLNLLFVLVGMALFCGGLYLRFSAEGPLNMDLKTEHFVVVVSVLMAAGAVVLITAAVGDYGSCSENKTALGVYCSLLTFLATLTIIAGVLSFVYIREFSNHVGEFYATVYAQYLIKKDGIRAVILRLFHNTFDCCGLGGPLQTIMQETDTCPQRYSLLGISISTSASCVTEILADLQASSVLGVFLGFAGVMILAVAFASAIWHQSSHAVSSPPPYVLLTSSIPLSSTTSPPSSSVLFCSPPSITDGAEEV from the exons ATGGCTCTGGGTGGATGTGGACAGGTGTGCAAAGTCCTGCTGGTCCTGTTAAATCTGCTGTTCGTG CTGGTTGGCATGGCATTATTCTGTGGGGGGTTATATCTGAGGTTCAGTGCTGAAGGTCCTCTCAACATGGACTTGAAGACTGAGCACTTTGTTGTTG tggTGTCGGTTCTGATGGCGGCAGGAGCTGTGGTTCTGATCACTGCTGCTGTTGGAGATTACGGTTCCTGCAGTGAAAATAAAACAGCACTGGGTGTg TACTGCAGCCTGCTGACCTTTCTAGCTACACTGACCATCATCGCTGGCGTCCTTTCCTTCGTTTACATCAGAGAG tTCTCCAACCATGTGGGTGAGTTCTACGCCACTGTGTACGCCCAGTACCTCATCAAGAAAGACGGGATCCGTGCCGTCATCCTCCGACTGTTCCACAACACT tttgACTGCTGTGGGTTAGGAGGGCCGCTGCAGACGATCATGCAGGAGACGGACACCTGCCCTCAGAGATACTCACTGCTAGGAATATCCATCTCCACATCTGCT AGCTGCGTGACTGAGATCCTGGCTGACCTGCAGGCGTCTTCAGTGCTGGGAGTGTTTCTGGGCTTCGCTGGTGTCATg ATTTTGGCTGTAGCGTTCGCCTCAGCCATCTGGCATCAGTCCTCTCACGCTGTCTCTTCTCCTCCACCCTATGTTCTCCTCACCTCCTCCATTCCTCTCTCCTCCACCACTTCTCCACCctcctcttctgttctcttctgctCTCCTCCCTCCATCACCGATGGTGCTGAGGAGGTCTGA
- the LOC140551115 gene encoding G-protein coupled receptor family C group 5 member D, translating to MDLHTRTSFVLTILLLTLGERSVGQNSNNFTAPPGCGADLNPKFHFLCDVQSAWGVAVQALTLLGFLTSVALLLGVLLRLVCACSPCGQTVACRATCASTALFLLAVAGIFALPYSFVVGLTEWTCPVRVFLFGVLFGLAFACLLARVLAVQGCRGRSGWTELGVALVLALVQAVIAVEWLLVVQVRDGHPCWYSQEEFVMLLIYVMVLLAVATVLSLRLLCHCASNSSSTLRSQQYHGKLQGALLSVTLLLSVAVWVVWITLLTHGNREMGHRPSWDDPVISIALTANGWVLLLGHGFNQVCSVFCGRQAAKNQMPDVTGWTSPMSDLPNFHVHKTGMDNRGYNPDPKERKRKGKGVEPGVRSPYESSFSMTEIDPDKDYSIPRPQTTNITQPYDDYYHRLP from the exons ATGGATTTACATACTAGAACATCCTTCGTCCtcaccatcctcctcctcactctggGTGAACGTTCTGTGGGACAGAACAGTAATAACTTCACAGCACCCCCAGGCTGTGGTGCCGATCTGAACCCCAAATTCCACTTCCTGTGTGATGTGCAGTCTGCATGGGGCGTGGCAGTGCAGGCGCTGACTCTGCTGGGTTTCCTGACCAGTGTGGCACTGCTGCTGGGAGTGCTGCTCCGGTTGGTGTGTGCATGCAGCCCCTGCGGGCAAACGGTGGCATGCAGAGCAACGTGTGCATCCACTGCGCTGTTCCTGCTCGCCGTGGCAGGGATCTTCGCACTGCCATACTCCTTTGTGGTGGGGCTGACAGAGTGGACATGCCCGGTGCGGGTCTTCCTGTTCGGTGTGCTGTTTGGCCTGGCATTCGCGTGTCTGCTGGCGCGGGTGCTTGCAGTGCAGGGCTGCAGGGGGCGCAGCGGCTGGACAGAGCTTGGGGTGGCGCTGGTCTTGGCGCTGGTGCAGGCAGTGATAGCTGTGGAGTGGCTGCTGGTGGTGCAGGTGCGTGACGGACATCCGTGCTGGTACTCTCAAGAGGAGTTCGTGATGCTGCTGATTTATGTGATGGTCCTGCTGGCTGTGGCCACAGTGCTGTCGCTGCGCCTCCTGTGCCATTGCGCCTCCAACAG CTCCAGCACCTTGCGGTCACAGCAGTACCACGGGAAGCTGCAGGGGGCACTGCTGAGTGTTACTCTGCTGCTCAGTGTCGCTGTCTGGGTAGTGTGGATCACCCTGCTCACCCATGGCAACCGAGAGATGGGCCACCGTCCAAGCTGGGATGATCCTGTCATTAGCATAGCGCTAACTGCTAATGGCTGGGTCCTGCTTCTAGGGCATGGTTTCAATCAGGTCTGCTCTGTGTTCTGTGGCCGGCAAGCAGCGAAAAACCAAATGCCGGATGTCACAGGCTGGACCAGCCCGATGAGTGACCTGCCCAACTTTCACGTCCACAAAACCGGGATGGACAACCGAGGTTATAACCCTGATCccaaagagagaaaaa GGAAAGGGAAGGGGGTGGAGCCAGGAGTTAGATCCCCCTATGAGTCCAGCTTCTCCATGACT GAAATTGATCCGGATAAGGATTATTCTATCCCCCGCCCCCAGACCACCAACATCACCCAACCTTACGATGATTACTATCACAGACTGccttaa
- the pde6hb gene encoding retinal cone rhodopsin-sensitive cGMP 3',5'-cyclic phosphodiesterase subunit gamma, translating to MNSAPASSALAAPAGGAGPTTPKKGPPKFKQRQTRTFKSKAPKPGQKGFGDDIPGMEGLGTDFTVVCPWEAFGDMELSDLAKYGII from the exons ATGAACTCTGCGCCAGCAAGCAGTGCCCTGGCAGCTCCAGCAGGTGGAGCTGGACCCACCACCCCCAAAAAGGGCCCGCCTAAATTCAAACAGAGGCAGACCCGCACATTCAAGAGCAAAGCCCCAAAACCCGGACAGAAAGG GTTTGGTGACGACATTCCAGGAATGGAGGGTCTCGGCACAG ATTTCACAGTCGTGTGTCCCTGGGAGGCGTTTGGAGACATGGAGCTCAGCGACCTGGCCAAATACGGCATCATTTAA